From Lasioglossum baleicum chromosome 16, iyLasBale1, whole genome shotgun sequence:
TCAGAGGTGACAACCGCTTCTTCCCATCTTCGCTGACATCTCCGTCAGACTCTATCATCGTACCATCTCCGAGAGGCACTAACGTTTGAATTTCAATCTGCAGGATCAAGGACGTCGCTGGTGGTGTCTTTGGCCTCTGGTTGTTTACACGCAGGAAACAGCGAGACGGAACGATCGACAGTGTCAACAGGACCGCATCGATAACTTGTACGCGGCGTAGCGGGCACGATAACAGCCGCGGAAGAGACAGATAACGAGTTCGCGATGATGGGCTTTAGTTTGTAGCAAAAAGGACGCGAGAAAGAAGGAAGAGGAACACGAGGCCACGAGGCGCGCACCGTTCAAAGGCCTACCGCTATATGTATAGTTGTGAACCGGTGAAGTGTTCTGTCCCACTATAATGGCCAGCTGGTGGTAGTGGAGAGGCTGCTGGAGAGGTAGCGCGCCGGATGACAGAACACTACGTCATTGTACAGACCATACAGTTCACGGCTTAGGGTTTCTTACTTCTTGTTAGACCGCGGCAACGGCctacgtctctctctctctctctaggccCTTCTCTTTCCGTTTCACACCGTTTCACCTTTCTCTTCGTTCCTCCACGGACACGCTGCTGTCTAGTCTCTCTTCTTCGACCCGTAATCCTTCCAGCGCTCACATCCATAACCCTTCCGCGGCTTGACCgctactctctttctctatctgtgGTTCTTCAACATGTTCCAACCGAGCCTTGAGAGATGCGACTCGGTGAGCACGTTCTCGCTGCAACTCTTTGTTTATGTCTATTTTATTTGATAGTCTAGCTCCACTATACTCCGGCTAACAGTTAGTTATGCTAGAAGTATTTTTCTTGTTAAGGATAAAATGGCTAGATCAGATTCAAAGCTTAATTTCTAATCACTCAATACTGTTATCGAGTCATATAATTATTGACGCGTCTTTTGGCAACAGTGGTGACTGTTTTTCATGTTACAGATATTATACGCGGTGTAGCGCGAAGATACTCGACGATTCCAGGTATTACCACAAAGTGGCAGGGAGATGAAGTTAGGGAGAGGCGGCGGAAGACTGCGCAACACCGAAGATCCTTACTTCATTCGTAGAACTGATGGAAGAATAATGTTCAGCGACCGCGATATTACCGAACGTAGAAAATGTTAAGCATAGGGGTTGAACAGAAAGAGATCTCTGATTAACCCTTAAGTCTAGATCGCGAATTTTATGAGATGAGTAGATCAACTGCAAAACAGTAAAcatgtttataaaatttaaacatactattgCATTATTGCATTATTCCCAACTTACTACAAGTATCAAGAACAGAAAGGTCCTGTAGCTTGAAAgaagtgcagacaattttgtattttgcataaaaatccgcggtctagttattgGCATCAGTGGTTAAATCAGTGTAATCGAATGATAACATTGAGGTCGTTCGCCACGAGAATGCTCGAGGAATCTCGGCGCCGTAATTATGTAAACGAGAGAATAAGTTGTTGCGAGCAACGCGAACCTGTCGGGGTGCGAGCTACACGCGTGTTACGATACGCGAGGGATCTAAATACAGCGGTGGAATGCAATGGGACGTGTTCCAGTTATTTTTAGCCGGGCAGATTCGAAAATACACCCACCGCGAATTAAATATAACCGAAGATGCACGCGCGCGGAATGCAGCGGCGATGGCACGCGAACGATCAGGTCGCCGCGCAAATATGCAAATCCCCGTATATCGAAAGCGCCACGGTTTTCTGCTCCCCTTCATCGCCTTATTTATCGGCCTCCCGTATTTCTCGCCGCGACTCATCCGCCTCTAGCACTTTGTTGCTTTTCATACCGGAGAATTATACTTTCGCGAAACGTCCCCTGCTCGAGGGGAGCGTTCCGTTCCGTTAGGCCACCTCCACAGACCCAAAATGTAAAGTATCGtccattaataattaataaaggcCGATCTTTATTTAGCTGTATGAATTTGGACAATTTTTCTGGCAGAAAAATGATGTTAGTTAGCTGAACAATCTGGTAAAATTTCTGTAAAGTCTCAAGAAGATTCGCAAAGGCGTAGTCCCAACCTGGCTCAATTTGTGGAGAGCAACAATAGCggcattttcaaaatttctatttcgcatcACCTAGTGAACTAACTCTTCTAACTTCTCCGATATATCCGGGTCTCCCGGTGGAATTTTGAGAAAGTTGTGGCGGTTCGAAGTCTGCTCAACACGTCGAATTACATCGAAGTGATTATCAAAAAGTTGACAGCACTAAAAATATGAATTCGTAAAGCTGAAATTAACTAGAATCTATTCTCCCGCGCGCGTTTATTACGGTCCTGGAGCGATAAATCAATGGTGGCGCGTTGGACAAACGGAAATCGAGGACAGATCGAGGAAAAACCTAAAATTATGCCTGTGGACAAATTGGTCTCCGGGGCTGTGGGTAAGGTTCGCGTGGGTGGGAATTTATTCGCGTGCAACGAGCCCAGTGTCTCGGGGCGGCTAACGAGAAAACAGGAAGACGCCGAGACGGTCAATCCTGTCTGATATCGCCTAATCGGCCTTGTAATTTCGCTTTGGATTCGCTGCCGGTCCCCCCCCTGCTAGGTAGATTGGTCCTGCGAGTGGTAGCACTCCGGGGATCCCAGCGGGGTCGTCAAACTAATTTGTTTACCTGTTCAGATATTCCagcaatgaaatgaaacgaataAAACGTCGAGTCGGGTGGTGGTAgcaaaagaaaaacgaatacgGGAACGGGCGGACCGCGAGAAATTTGGAAGAGTTTATTTACTCGGAAGACAGGGAGACAGAAGGGGGTGAAAGTGGCAGCATTTAACACCGGTAGCCAGTGACATTCCGCGACTGCCTTTCTGCATCCAACGGCGCCAAAGTCATCGTCTCCGGCCACTGTTACCGTCACGATCATCTTTATTGGCTCGGCCATTAAGTTTACGAACGAGCGCTCGCCAAAAACACTGCGCGACACTCCGGATCCGTTCACCTGGACTCCGTTTATTTGGGAACCTTCCCGAAAGAGATAAACAGCCCGCAGAACCAGTTAATGCAATCAGGGTGGCGAGAAAACAGTTAAATCATTGCTTCGGCAAAGTGAGAACTGGCAAAATTAAGAAACTCACTTAGTTTAATATAACTTGATCACTGAAAGAGTCttatctttgcgagtcgaaacgAATTTAAAGAACATTGTTTGTTTTGATAGGGCAATCGTTGTGAAGAACAGACGAATTTCTGTCAAGGTCATATTCTCGAGGATCTCAAGGTCGTCTATATTTCTTTTCAAATGGCGTAATAGCTCGGGATATATTCAATTAGTGTTATTATTGTACGGGGTCACGCCGAGTGTTTCTGCGTTGCGTGACGGGGGTCAACGAAGATTGGTTTGTGCGTCCCCGGAGGCGAATCGCTTCTAAATCGTCTCCATTCATCCTTAATCGTCAGTTCTATGGGTGTTCATGGCCGAAAAATCCGGCGGTCGTCTGGGTGAACGCTCGGGGGCAAGGCAATTGCAAATGAAAGGGTCTCGCTTTGGTCTCGCTTAAATATCCGTGTTTATTCAAtcgtaattaaaatataaataacccTAACGTCTACGATACAGCGTTTTATATACAGTTTCCGGCGTGGCTGCCTGCGTGCggttatagtataataatttaattaaacgacAATACAAGATACGGTGTCGGGCCGCGCGCCAATCGTGGATACGTGTGACCGTGCGCGAATTTAGGAATGTTCTTATGTACAAAAGTCGGGGGCTTAGGATATCCATTTAGACGACGATCACGAGGCGAATCTCTGGGAATGACTCTCGTTCCAATCATTTCTTACGTCGCCACTAGACACGAGCACACATTCGATCTCATTCTCTCACAGTCATTCTTCACAGTCATCCTGTCTCTCGATACCCTCTGTCTTCATCTATAATCTACAAGGCCGAGTCACAAAACTGTATCACCTATCTCAAAAGAAGAATGCTTTAAACGAAAGTAAATTTAGGTGGTACAGTTAAGCGGCTCACCTTGTATACTTTCTTTCTAGAGGAGTCTCTAGCGGCATCCGCAGCGATCCGCGATCATGTCCTGATAGTTCTTTAGGATTATGTTCTCGTTATCATCGAAGAAGAGGATGGGTGTTCCTAGGAGCTTGGTGGGCACGCAGCAAGGTCGCTCGATGTCCTGCGCCAGGCCCATCTTGTGAACTATGCCCTGGATGGTCGCATGATTCGTCGGCTGCTGGTCCTGGCTGAGCGGGGACTCGCAGACGCCTTTACAGTGGTTGGCCGAGTAGCCTACCGGAGCTATGATCGACGAGGAGAGTCCAATTTCCTTAAAATCTACGTAGAGCTCGTGCCTCGAGCACTCGGTGACATTCTGCTGAACGGAAGCGTGGCTTTTGGTGGCCCGTTTCTCTCTGCGGTTCTTCACACGCAGCTTGGACCTCCGGTGGTCCAATCTTCCCCTGCGCATGGCTCTTCTGTAAATGTCCATCGAGAGGAACAGAGCGTCGTTGGAGAAAGGATTCTCGTGACGATCCGACAAGGAAGTCGCCTCCCTGCGACGACGATTAGAGAATTGTTCGTCTTCTAAGTCCTTCGATTGCGTTCTCTTCTGTCGTTGGAAAAATTCGGACCTCTCCCCACCCTCCCATCTCGCTTCCTCCGGTTGACCTTTTCGCGAGCGTCTATCGAGGCTCTTGTCATTATACTCGTTCTTCAGATCAATCTTCTCGTCCTCTTCGTCGTACGACACTTCGCCCTCGACCTCGTTGTTGTTCCCGTACGCGTAATAGCGCGGGATCATCTTCTTATTGCTCTGATCGCTACGGCCGTCGTCGTCGAATAGAACCAAGATCGGCTGCTTGCTGTGGTGGTACTCGTTGCGACGCGAGAACTCCACGTCCACTTGGTCCTCGAACAGGGTCGACGCCGTCACTAGGAGACCCAGATTAGGCTCGCCGCTCAGCCAAGCGAGCACCGCTTGCTTCACGTTGAAGATCTGAAGACAAACGgaggaagaatttaaaaaatgttaatatccAGGGCCTACGCCATACTCCCCCATGTTTAATCAATGAGTCTCACCTGCCAACCGGAAGCGTGCGCCCCGACATACCGAACATTCAGGAGCTTATGCTGCTGAGGAGCATCCAGGCTCTTCTCGTCCAGAACTTGGTAGACCCTTATCTAGAAAAGTACAAAATCAATCGAGATTCCCAAACAATACTGGCCTAATCTCGTCCGGATATTCACCAGGTAGTAAGCAGAGGCTAACGTGGAAGGATGCGCGGTTTTCGCCGACGTCCTCTTCCGGTACAAGTGCAGCTCCGCTTCTAGAACAGACTCGTCCACCTCCAACCCCGTGATGTTGAAGAAGTAGAACCTCGACATGGATGTATCTGCCGGAGAATCATCGTTTCGATCAGGATATTCGTGTACACGGATTAATCGATTCGAGGGAGCATCGAAGATCAAGTACCTCTTTCGATGAAGCTGCGAACGACCTTGGCATTGTACGGGTTTCTACCGCGAGTGACACCGCTGGAATCGGCGACGTTGTTGTACAACTCCACCATAAACTGCGGGGGCACCTTGCGACGGCCCGTCTTCTCGCCATGGCTGCGGATTCCGAGCACCTGTAACGATTTCgtcttaacccttcgcactcgcagctgttttaactcgaaaacgaAACGTTTCTGCCGACCTAAAATATCTCCATTCTCTATGATCTTTTAAATTTGGTAATTGATCAGATACCGACATATCTactaacgtaaacaatattttaaataatggcacCCCTCGGGTGCTAAGGGCTAACGCAACATCCACGGATCTTCAACTatcttaacactttatctagcttatcaacacgttcgctaccagcatttctTTCGCTGTCTACAATCACTGTTAATTATGGGTCATAGGACTTTCAAAAATAATGGAATAATCGCCACGGGAGCACAGTTTTCTGATCACGGACCTGTTGCAGCTTCTCCAGAGCCTCGTCTCGGAGAGCATGATTGTCCTCGCCGTGATCGAGGTCGGCCAAGGACCAGGAGTCCTCCGATCCTTCAGCATGGTCACCATGAGCGTCCAGGGTCCTCGACAGCAACAGCAACCCCAGGAAGAGGTACGGCACGGTACTCGTCATCCCTCTCTTCTGTCGTCCCTTATTCCGACTATTCTTCTTGGCTCGTGGTAATCTCGACGACTATACGATTACTAATTAGCTCGATGATCACGACCTGCATCGACCGAACACCCGGGATTGTTCTCGCGCGACGGGGCAAAGGAAACTGCGTTCTCGCGAGGTAGGAGAGCGGACACCTTCTCTCTGCTTGGCGGACAGGAGGTTTGCCGAACCGAACGGGACGCTAAGTAGCATATGGGAGGTCTTCGCTGCGAGGAGTCACCTTTATGCTATGCCGGGAGTTGCCTCCCCCGCGTTGCTCCCCGCAGCGACATCGGCTTCTTCTCACACGGGacaccgacgcacagtggtcgatttttcgaaaaagtggGACAAAAATCAGCACGGCAGTGTATCAAATTAATCGAGCTAGCTTCTACTAGCGGAACGTGTTCGTTTATCATTTTCAATATCATTTTATCATTTTCGATTATCGAGATTTTTGTGGTTTGAGATCGAACCAAATAGAAATTATCAGTACATAGTACGTATTAGGTATTAATAGATCAAGTTATATTACAATTTTCCAGACTAATCGACCACTGTGCGAACACGAGAGTCAACGAGACCCTCTCTCGGGGGAGGACGCACACGCGTCATCGAGAGATCACACGGCAGTCAACCCTCCGATAGAGTGGGTCCATTTCGACCCAGACCTTCCACCTACATTTCAATTTTCCACGAAAATTGTGCATTTTCACCCTATGCCGTCTTATTAGGGTTCTATTGCGCTAACAACTTTTACAGTTTCGCCCAGCTGGTTGTTAGCATTCACTCGACCATTTTAGGACGGCTTCATATGCAAAATAAGAGGCCACGGTGGTATTAGGGACAGCAGAAAGAGTAAtagctagactgtggatctttgtgctaaatgaaaattgtctgcgtcaattGCACGAAGCTCGGGATGAATAAGAACATATTCCTTTTCCTAACAGCTTCAATAAGCTGCCTATCAGCTGACAATAACATAATAATATTTCTTTCATAAAGTATATTTAGAAGAGTTgcttaaattaaaattgtaactAATGACTATAGCCACCTAAGCTTACAGAGAGGTGGCTATAGTCACCCTGAGCAACCCTACGCGCAAGACACGTGCGAATAGTTCTCGGAAGATTTTCTAACGTCTGAAACTAATTTCAGGGATCACGCAGGACCCAGTGGGACCCGAGAGTTCCTTCTTCATCTTGAGAAGCGGAAGAGGAGGGTGGATAGTCCGGGCGATACCTTTTGGAGTCGATGATGGCACCGGCAGCGGGGCTATTAAAAAAAGCTCACGCTTCCTAAATTCCGGCGGGATTCGTAAGTGGCGAGTTATGTGGCCCCGCCGGCGATATTTAGATGTCGCGAATAATCGGTTGTTTTCCTAAGTGGACGATGACGGATCGCGATGGAGGGTGTCACAGCCGGTATTTCTCGCCCACGCGCGCGTGAGCGTGATCCGAGGATTCTCTctcgagtctctctctctctttctctctctcttggcgACGACCTCGTTCTTTTTGTTGCATTTACTTTCGTACACGGGCGGAGCACGCGGAATGAGAACAACGAATGGAGAGCTTCGGACCCGACGACTCGCTGGTAACTACAAAATTGGCTAGCAGGCAATTTCGGTAGAGACATCGTTGCGAACGGGACGCTCTCGCGTTTGCCAAAAGAAACAAACCGATTCTTATTTTCTACGACGCGGCGCACCGCGAGGAGGATGCGTGCCGGAGATTTTGGATAGCCATGTACTTTTACAAAGTCATCGTACGTTTATTTATCATACCAGTACACGGTGCTTGTAGGAACATCGGAACGGTACTTCGCGGTTCGCGGGCGAAATCGGTTCTTATTTCGTTCCAGTGATTCTTCGGATTGATTTCTTGAGTTCTCGATGATTTCTGTACCGTCTAAACGCAGGCGCACTGAGTGATTTGAATGATCTCCCTCTTCGATCCCCGACGAGTCCTGCAAACGATCGATATGATGTCTTGTTGTTTGGCTAGTGAGTcacattagtagtcattttaagaaattcattaCAGTGGTGCGCCAGCACttgtaatagtttataataCATGGCCGAGACATTCAAGACAAGGCATGTTAACAAACTACTTTTATAAAAGTTCTGCACACTGTCTCAGTGAAGCTACGTCCGCATTTGCTACTGCACCTGATTCTGTTACCACGCGTTGCCTAATCGACTAACAAATTTAACGAAACAAGTAACAAGATGCGGTGCCAAATGTGGATGAAGCTTATGGAGCTGTTT
This genomic window contains:
- the LOC143216964 gene encoding bone morphogenetic protein 2; translation: MTSTVPYLFLGLLLLSRTLDAHGDHAEGSEDSWSLADLDHGEDNHALRDEALEKLQQVLGIRSHGEKTGRRKVPPQFMVELYNNVADSSGVTRGRNPYNAKVVRSFIERDTSMSRFYFFNITGLEVDESVLEAELHLYRKRTSAKTAHPSTLASAYYLIRVYQVLDEKSLDAPQQHKLLNVRYVGAHASGWQIFNVKQAVLAWLSGEPNLGLLVTASTLFEDQVDVEFSRRNEYHHSKQPILVLFDDDGRSDQSNKKMIPRYYAYGNNNEVEGEVSYDEEDEKIDLKNEYNDKSLDRRSRKGQPEEARWEGGERSEFFQRQKRTQSKDLEDEQFSNRRRREATSLSDRHENPFSNDALFLSMDIYRRAMRRGRLDHRRSKLRVKNRREKRATKSHASVQQNVTECSRHELYVDFKEIGLSSSIIAPVGYSANHCKGVCESPLSQDQQPTNHATIQGIVHKMGLAQDIERPCCVPTKLLGTPILFFDDNENIILKNYQDMIADRCGCR